The proteins below are encoded in one region of Phalacrocorax aristotelis chromosome 13, bGulAri2.1, whole genome shotgun sequence:
- the TNFRSF6B gene encoding tumor necrosis factor receptor superfamily member 6B isoform X1 yields MLSCHMPNLRCPSKWLFAPLLLFMAELGCSAPPTYQWKDAVTNKKLTCQQCPPGTFVAQHCTSDRQTVCAPCPDLHYTQYWNYLEKCRYCNVICEEKQVEVQLCNSTHNRVCQCQDGYYSEMEFCIKHSECPPGSGVEKLGTPFENTQCRPCPPGFFSSSNSSTKRCQPHQDCKQQGKVTNVKGNQYHDTLCTSCKPGRSNSTQGPAPGDDDCEQAVIDFVAYQNIPIKKVKRLQQILERSPRKPALDTKALIQEKFRAFLTHLKEVRSEVTKDLLNALQDAKLHSVKEKFGERRLLLRQTLGEGCPWSHWYSHL; encoded by the exons ATGCTATCCTGCCACATGCCGAATTTAAGGTGTCCATCCAAG TGGCTCTTtgcccccctcctccttttcaTGGCTGAGCTCGGCTGCAGTGCCCCACCCACTTACCAATGGAAAGATGCTGTGACGAACAAGAAGCTTACCTGCCAGCAGTGTCCGCCAGGGACCTTCgtggcacagcactgcaccagcgACAGACAGACAGTGTGCGCACCCTGCCCAGATTTGCACTACACACAGTACTGGAACTACCTGGAGAAGTGCCGCTACTGTAATGTCATCTGCGAGGAGAAGCAGGTGGAGGTGCAGCTGTGCAATTCCACCCACAACCGCGTCTGCCAGTGCCAGGACGGCTACTACTCGGAGATGGAGTTCTGCATCAAGCACTCCGAGTGTCCGCCAGGCTCTGGTGTAGAGAAACTAG GTACCCCCTTCGAGAACACCCAGTGCCGCCCCTGCCCCCCCGgcttcttctcttcctccaacTCCAGCACCAAGCGGTGCCAGCCGCACCAGGACTGCAAGCAGCAGGGGAAGGTGACCAACGTGAAGGGCAACCAGTACCACGACAccctctgcacctcctgcaAACCTGGGAGAAGCAACAGCACGCAGGGACCAG CTCCAGGAGACGATGACTGTGAGCAAGCCGTGATAGACTTTGTGGCATACCAGAACATCCCTATCAAAAAGGTGAAGCGCCTGCAGCAAATCCTGGAGCGCTCACCTAGGAAGCCAGCGCTGGACACCAAGGCACTCATCCAGGAGAAGTTCAGGGCTTTCCTCACCCACCTGAAAGAGGTGCGCTCCGAGGTCACCAAGGACCTGCTGAACGCGCTGCAAGATGCGAAGCTGCACTCTGTCAAGGAGAAG TTCGGAGAAAGGCGTTTACTGCTGAGACAGACACTGGGTGAGGGATGTCCCTGGAGTCACTGGTACAGCCacctttaa
- the TNFRSF6B gene encoding tumor necrosis factor receptor superfamily member 6B isoform X2, producing MLSCHMPNLRCPSKWLFAPLLLFMAELGCSAPPTYQWKDAVTNKKLTCQQCPPGTFVAQHCTSDRQTVCAPCPDLHYTQYWNYLEKCRYCNVICEEKQVEVQLCNSTHNRVCQCQDGYYSEMEFCIKHSECPPGSGVEKLGTPFENTQCRPCPPGFFSSSNSSTKRCQPHQDCKQQGKVTNVKGNQYHDTLCTSCKPGRSNSTQGPAPGDDDCEQAVIDFVAYQNIPIKKVKRLQQILERSPRKPALDTKALIQEKFRAFLTHLKEVRSEVTKDLLNALQDAKLHSVKEKVRKRFLLY from the exons ATGCTATCCTGCCACATGCCGAATTTAAGGTGTCCATCCAAG TGGCTCTTtgcccccctcctccttttcaTGGCTGAGCTCGGCTGCAGTGCCCCACCCACTTACCAATGGAAAGATGCTGTGACGAACAAGAAGCTTACCTGCCAGCAGTGTCCGCCAGGGACCTTCgtggcacagcactgcaccagcgACAGACAGACAGTGTGCGCACCCTGCCCAGATTTGCACTACACACAGTACTGGAACTACCTGGAGAAGTGCCGCTACTGTAATGTCATCTGCGAGGAGAAGCAGGTGGAGGTGCAGCTGTGCAATTCCACCCACAACCGCGTCTGCCAGTGCCAGGACGGCTACTACTCGGAGATGGAGTTCTGCATCAAGCACTCCGAGTGTCCGCCAGGCTCTGGTGTAGAGAAACTAG GTACCCCCTTCGAGAACACCCAGTGCCGCCCCTGCCCCCCCGgcttcttctcttcctccaacTCCAGCACCAAGCGGTGCCAGCCGCACCAGGACTGCAAGCAGCAGGGGAAGGTGACCAACGTGAAGGGCAACCAGTACCACGACAccctctgcacctcctgcaAACCTGGGAGAAGCAACAGCACGCAGGGACCAG CTCCAGGAGACGATGACTGTGAGCAAGCCGTGATAGACTTTGTGGCATACCAGAACATCCCTATCAAAAAGGTGAAGCGCCTGCAGCAAATCCTGGAGCGCTCACCTAGGAAGCCAGCGCTGGACACCAAGGCACTCATCCAGGAGAAGTTCAGGGCTTTCCTCACCCACCTGAAAGAGGTGCGCTCCGAGGTCACCAAGGACCTGCTGAACGCGCTGCAAGATGCGAAGCTGCACTCTGTCAAGGAGAAGGTCCGCAAGCGTTTCCTCCTGTACTGA